Proteins encoded in a region of the Pigmentiphaga litoralis genome:
- the aroC gene encoding chorismate synthase: protein MAGNTLGELFRVTNFGESHGPAIGCVIDGCPPGLPLTEADIQIELDRRRPGTSRHVTQRQEPDQVEILSGVYQGVTSGTPIALLIRNQDARSKDYSNIAETFRPGHADYTYWHKFGVRDPRGGGRSSARLTAPTVAAGAVAKLWLKQRFNIRVRGFMSQLGPIPIEFQSWDHVHANPFFAANATQIDELEAYMDQLRKDGDSVGARIDLVAEGVPVGWGEPIYGRLDADIAHAMMGLNAVKGVEIGAGFASVAQRGSEHGDELDPTGFGTNHAGGVLGGITTGQDIRVSIAIKPTSSIRTPRQSIDKAGTPTVVETHGRHDPCVGIRATPVAEGLLAIVLMDQALRHRAQNADVHVDTPAIPAHR, encoded by the coding sequence ATGGCTGGCAATACGCTCGGTGAACTGTTTCGCGTCACCAACTTTGGTGAATCCCACGGCCCTGCGATCGGCTGCGTGATCGACGGCTGCCCGCCGGGACTGCCACTGACAGAAGCCGACATCCAGATCGAACTGGACCGCCGCCGCCCGGGTACCTCGCGCCACGTCACGCAGCGCCAGGAACCGGATCAGGTTGAAATCCTGTCCGGCGTGTACCAGGGCGTAACCAGCGGAACGCCCATCGCGCTGCTGATCCGCAATCAGGACGCGCGCAGCAAGGACTATTCGAACATTGCCGAGACCTTCCGTCCGGGCCACGCCGACTACACCTACTGGCACAAGTTTGGCGTGCGCGATCCGCGCGGCGGGGGGCGTTCTTCCGCCCGCCTGACGGCGCCGACCGTGGCGGCCGGCGCCGTGGCCAAGCTGTGGCTCAAGCAGCGATTCAACATCCGCGTTCGTGGGTTCATGAGCCAGCTCGGTCCGATCCCGATCGAATTCCAGTCGTGGGACCACGTCCACGCCAATCCTTTCTTTGCCGCCAACGCCACGCAGATCGACGAGCTGGAAGCCTATATGGACCAGCTGCGCAAGGATGGCGATTCGGTGGGCGCGCGGATCGACCTGGTGGCCGAAGGCGTGCCCGTGGGTTGGGGTGAACCGATATATGGCCGCCTGGATGCCGACATTGCGCATGCCATGATGGGCTTGAATGCCGTCAAGGGCGTGGAAATCGGCGCCGGTTTCGCCAGCGTTGCGCAGCGCGGCAGCGAACATGGCGACGAGCTCGATCCGACCGGTTTCGGCACCAATCACGCCGGCGGCGTGCTGGGCGGCATCACCACGGGGCAGGACATCCGGGTGTCGATTGCGATCAAGCCGACATCCAGCATCCGCACGCCGCGCCAGTCGATCGACAAGGCCGGCACGCCGACCGTCGTCGAAACGCATGGGCGCCATGATCCGTGCGTGGGCATCCGCGCGACTCCCGTGGCCGAAGGGCTGCTGGCGATCGTGCTGATGGACCAGGCGCTGCGCCACCGCGCGCAGAACGCCGACGTGCACGTGGATACGCCTGCGATTCCGGCTCATCGCTGA